A window of Macrotis lagotis isolate mMagLag1 chromosome X, bilby.v1.9.chrom.fasta, whole genome shotgun sequence contains these coding sequences:
- the TMEM187 gene encoding transmembrane protein 187 isoform X1, with protein sequence MKPKYYQTLTHVCLAACVCIAIVYSGVFDNIFIEVGYEYYAEIPVHTFPTFLAMPFNSVINLGYLLLGWYWLLKNKKIIGNDEDVRQASYLKDVFASMALLYGPTQWIRIWTQTHHSAVLDQWFTLPIFAWTVVWCRYLEDGWQPWLFFCIECISLASYCLTLLHHLGFDFALAFHILAAVWSAIHLHCQYGDSKSAIYISLALLSCMGFIGLKMGDHWLAQWDFFKDLTGHFWSKICDIMQFHFSFLFLTHFSSPRRCIAEEKNI encoded by the coding sequence ATGAAGCCCAAGTATTACCAGACCTTGACCCATGTGTGTCTTGCAGCCTGTGTGTGCATTGCTATTGTCTACTCTGGAGTATTTGATAATATCTTCATTGAAGTTGGCTATGAATATTATGCAGAAATTCCAGTTCACACCTTTCCTACCTTTTTAGCAATGCCTTTCAATTCTGTCATTAACCTGGGCTACCTGCTGTTAGGATGGTATTGGCTGTTGAAAAATAAGAAGATCATAGGAAATGATGAAGATGTGAGACAGGCCAGTTACCTGAAAGATGTTTTTGCAAGCATGGCCCTGCTTTATGGTCCTACTCAATGGATACGCATCTGGACCCAGACTCACCATTCTGCTGTTCTGGACCAATGGTTTACCTTGCCCATTTTTGCTTGGACAGTAGTCTGGTGTCGCTACCTAGAGGATGGTTGGCAACCCTGGTTGTTCTTTTGTATTGAGTGTATATCTCTAGCCAGTTATTGTCTTACTCTGTTGCACCATCTTGGATTTGATTTTGCCTTAGCATTTCACATTCTTGCTGCTGTGTGGAGCGCCATACATTTGCACTGCCAGTATGGGGATTCTAAGTCTGCCATTTATATCAGCCTGGCTTTGTTATCTTGCATGGGCTTTATTGGGCTTAAGATGGGTGACCATTGGCTTGCTCAGTGGGATTTTTTCAAGGATCTGACCGGACACTTTTGGTCTAAAATTTGTGATATTATGCAGttccacttttcatttttattcttgacACACTTCAGTAGTCCCCGGAGATGCATTGCTGAGGAAAAGAACATTTAA